From one Anopheles cruzii chromosome 3, idAnoCruzAS_RS32_06, whole genome shotgun sequence genomic stretch:
- the LOC128272027 gene encoding DET1- and DDB1-associated protein 1, translated as MSISEFLKDLPCHNEENFSLFNTENGVKTSSKRPSVYIPTIDIPSEQVIVSEKKNILLRYLHQQWEKKNAPKKRELENATSEVFRKRPRLETRDNNNT; from the exons ATG TCGATATCCGAGTTTCTGAAGGATCTTCCGTGCCACAAtgaggaaaacttttccctgtTCAACACGGAAAATGGCGTGAAAACTTCCTCCAAGCGGCCCTCGGTCTACATACCGACGATAGACATCCCTTCGGAGCAAG tGATAGTGAGCGAGAAGAAGAACATCCTCCTGCGATACCTGCATCAGCAGTGGGAGAAAAAG AACGCACCCAAAAAGCGAGAGCTAGAAAATGCCACCTCCGAAGTGTTCCGCAAACGTCCCCGGCTCGAAACGCGCGACAACAATAACACATAA